The Natator depressus isolate rNatDep1 chromosome 8, rNatDep2.hap1, whole genome shotgun sequence genome window below encodes:
- the ARL10 gene encoding ADP-ribosylation factor-like protein 10 translates to MAPPGALGHLSLALGAAVAALGSLLFIAWRTYFPGGGRWGARWGPPPAAGQLDFSMRQVLVLGLEGAGKSSVLHYISSEAAKDRTAPTQGFNSVQVYAEGFQIDLLELGGSQNLRFYWNQYLSQAHVLVFVVDSSDGPRLPTARQELHWLLAEDPRLPLVVLANKQDKGDALSMAELHQELALHTLNGQREFFLLPTSATHAALATATSIRRVKSLLVELLSQL, encoded by the exons ATGGCTCCTCCCGGCGCCCTCGGACACCTGAGCCTGGCGCTGGGCGCCGCCGTGGCCGCCCTGGGCTCGCTCCTCTTCATCGCCTGGAGAACGTACTTCCCCGGCGGCGGCCGCTGGGGGGCGCGCTGGGGGCCGCCGCCGGCCGCGGGGCAG CTGGATTTCTCCATGCGGCAGGTCCTGGTGCTGGGCCTGGAGGGAGCTGGGAAGAGCAGCGTTCTCCACTACATCTCCAGTGAGGCAGCCAAGGACCGCACAGCACCCACCCAGGGCTTCAACTCAGTCCAAGTGTACGCAGAAGGCTTCCAGATCGACCTGCTGGAGC TCGGCGGCAGCCAGAACTTGCGATTTTACTGGAACCAGTACCTGAGTCAGGCCCACGTGCTGGTGTTCGTAGTGGACTCTTCAGACGGGCCACGCCTCCCTACAGCTCGACAGGAGCTGCATTGGCTGCTGGCTGAGGATCCTCGGTTGCCCTTGGTCGTCCTGGCCAACAAACAG GACAAGGGTGATGCCCTGAGCATGGCTGAGCTGCACCAGGAGCTGGCCCTGCACACGCTGAATGGACAGAGGGAATTCTTCCTGCTGCCCACGAGCGCCACTCACGCTGCGCTGGCCACTGCCACCAGCATCCGGCGTGTGAAGAGTCTACTGGTGGAACTCCTCTCCCAGCTCTGA
- the NOP16 gene encoding nucleolar protein 16 — protein MPKAKGKKRRQKFGYSVNRKRLNRQSRKRAAPRIECSHIRHAWDRTKSVSRNLAEMGLAADPNKAIPIRKKQLPVMEMEVDGQDKGKRVVRKPYVLDELEYEASLPEKKSETLSRDLIDYVQYMIRNHGENYKDMARDEKNYYQDTPKQIKRKISVYKRFYPEEFQAFTASLQQVKMDQQ, from the exons ATGCCGAAAGCCAAAGGGAAAAAGCGGCGCCAAAAGTTCGGCTACAGCGTCAACCGCAAGCGGCTGAACCGGCAGAGCCGCAAGCGGGCGGCGCCCCGTATCGAATG CTCCCACATCAGACATGCGTGGGACAGAACCAAATCCGTGTCTCGGAACCTGGCTGAAATGGGGCTGGCTGCAGACCCCAACAAGGCGATTCCCATCCGGAAAAAGCAGCTACCG GTGATGGAAATGGAGGTTGATGGCCAAGACAAAGGGAAGAGAGTTGTGCGGAAGCCTTATGTCCTGGACG AGCTGGAGTATGAGGCCAGCCTCCCAGAGAAGAAGTCGGAGACACTCTCCAGAGACCTTATCGACTATGTGCAGTACATGATACGGAACCATGGCGAGAACTACAAG gacatGGCTCGTGATGAGAAGAACTACTACCAGGACACGCCCAAGCAGATCAAGAGGAAGATCAGTGTGTATAAGCGCTTCTACCCTGAGGAGTTCCAGGCTTTCACTGCATCCCTGCAGCAGGTCAAGATGGACCAACAGtaa
- the HIGD2A gene encoding HIG1 domain family member 2A, mitochondrial, giving the protein MLLAGVVTMAQSSPPPFDPSSPPLIEGFIPTPLHREGFRDKFLRKTRENPLVPIGCLSTAGALTYGLICFQKGNTRQSQLMMRARILAQGFTIAAIMVGVVATAMKAQK; this is encoded by the exons ATGCTGCTCGCGGGAGTGGTGACCATGGCTCAGAGCTCCCCGCCGCCCTTTgaccccagcagccccccccttATCGAGGGCTtcatccccacccccctgcatcGGGAGGGGTTCCGGGACAAGTTCCTGCGCAAGACTCGCGAGAACCCGCTGGTGCCTATCG GCTGCCTCTCCACTGCAGGGGCTCTGACCTATGGACTCATTTGCTTCCAGAAAGGCAATACCCGCCAGTCCCAGCTGATGATGCGGGCCCGTATCCTGGCTCAGGGCTTCACCATTGCTGCCATCATGGTGGGGGTGGTGGCCACAGCAATGAAAGCTCAGAAGTAA